A region of Pseudomonas putida DNA encodes the following proteins:
- the fdhE gene encoding formate dehydrogenase accessory protein FdhE, with product MSTILQPGQIEASAVAPPFLHLPPKDLFTLRAERLERLAEGNALGDYLRLIAWLCRCQQQLVDNPPSGLPVAEARQRLCISHGLPPLAADSLVREGPWLVWMQALIEQFDEEASGPLGTALQALRDSDDSQRKVWGIALLAGQFDAVPAALVPFLGAALQAAWFSWLLALPATELKPSGSLAQCPACGSQAMAGVVRNRGKHNGLRYLACSLCACEWHVVRVKCVYCASSKGLRYTSLEDDRHAPGKAPLRAECCPECDSYLKQSYLENDAAAEPLADDLASLALDIRLDEEGFHRLAPNLMLAPGGG from the coding sequence GTGAGCACGATACTCCAACCCGGGCAGATCGAAGCGTCGGCGGTGGCGCCGCCGTTTCTGCACCTACCGCCCAAAGACCTGTTCACCCTGCGTGCCGAGCGGCTGGAGCGGTTGGCCGAGGGCAATGCCCTTGGCGATTACTTGCGGCTTATCGCGTGGCTGTGTCGCTGCCAGCAGCAACTTGTGGATAACCCGCCGAGTGGTTTGCCGGTGGCCGAAGCGCGTCAGCGCCTGTGCATAAGCCATGGTTTGCCTCCCCTTGCGGCCGACAGCCTGGTGCGCGAAGGGCCATGGCTGGTCTGGATGCAGGCGTTGATCGAGCAGTTCGATGAAGAGGCCAGCGGCCCACTAGGTACGGCGTTACAGGCACTGCGCGACAGCGACGACAGTCAGCGCAAGGTATGGGGTATCGCGCTGCTCGCCGGGCAGTTCGACGCCGTGCCGGCGGCGTTGGTGCCGTTTCTTGGCGCCGCACTACAGGCCGCGTGGTTCAGCTGGCTGCTGGCGCTGCCGGCAACCGAGCTCAAGCCCTCCGGCAGCCTTGCCCAGTGCCCGGCCTGCGGCTCGCAGGCCATGGCCGGGGTGGTACGTAACCGCGGCAAGCACAACGGCCTACGGTATCTGGCCTGCTCGCTGTGTGCCTGCGAATGGCACGTGGTGCGGGTCAAGTGCGTGTACTGCGCGTCGAGCAAGGGGCTGCGCTATACCAGCCTGGAGGATGACCGCCATGCGCCGGGCAAGGCGCCGCTGCGGGCGGAGTGCTGCCCGGAGTGCGACAGCTACCTGAAGCAGAGTTACCTGGAGAACGATGCGGCAGCCGAGCCGTTGGCTGATGACCTGGCCAGCCTGGCGCTGGATATCCGGCTGGATGAGGAGGGGTTTCACCGGCTGGCGCCGAACCTGATGCTGGCGCCGGGTGGCGGGTGA
- a CDS encoding formate dehydrogenase subunit gamma produces MNDNKPILRYNANERTNHWIVAILFVMAGLSGLALFHPALFWFSHLFGGGPWTRILHPFMGVAMFVFFLGLVVRFWRANFITANDRLWLRRIDRVMVNREDGVPPIGKYNAGQKLLFWTLLLCMLVLLLSGVVIWRAYFSHFFDIGSIRLATLLHALAGFVLILSIIVHIYAGIWIKGSIGAMLHGWVSRAWARKHHELWYREVTGDKTPGDHGRKKG; encoded by the coding sequence ATGAACGACAACAAACCCATCTTGCGGTACAACGCCAACGAGCGGACCAACCACTGGATCGTTGCCATTCTGTTCGTCATGGCCGGGCTTTCCGGGCTGGCGCTGTTTCACCCGGCGCTGTTCTGGTTCAGCCACCTGTTCGGCGGCGGGCCGTGGACGCGCATCCTGCACCCGTTCATGGGCGTGGCGATGTTCGTGTTCTTCCTCGGCCTGGTGGTGCGCTTCTGGCGCGCCAACTTCATTACCGCCAATGACCGGCTGTGGCTGCGCCGCATCGATCGGGTGATGGTCAACCGGGAAGACGGTGTGCCGCCCATTGGCAAGTACAACGCGGGGCAGAAGCTGCTGTTCTGGACGCTGCTGTTGTGCATGCTGGTGTTGTTGCTCAGTGGTGTGGTGATCTGGCGCGCGTATTTCAGCCATTTCTTCGATATCGGTTCCATTCGCCTGGCCACCTTGCTCCATGCGCTGGCGGGATTTGTGCTCATCCTCAGCATCATTGTGCACATCTACGCCGGTATCTGGATCAAGGGTTCGATCGGCGCCATGCTGCATGGTTGGGTCAGCCGCGCCTGGGCGCGCAAGCACCATGAGTTGTGGTACCGCGAAGTGACCGGTGACAAGACGCCGGGCGATCACGGACGTAAAAAAGGATGA
- the fdxH gene encoding formate dehydrogenase subunit beta produces MASQDIIARSATTTVPPSVRQQQEVAKLIDTTKCIGCKACQVACSEWNELRDEVGHNHGTYDNPQDLTAETWTLMRFTEHERDDGNLEWLIRKDGCMHCADPGCLKACPSPGAIIKHANGIVDFNQDHCIGCGYCITGCPFNIPRISQKDHKAYKCTLCSDRVTVGLEPACVKTCPTGAIVFGSKDEMKVHAAERIVDLKSRGYDNAGLYDPDGVGGTHVMYVLHHADTPRLYAGLPDQPVISPLVGLWKGFTKPLALLAMGAAVLAGFFHYVRVGPQRVEEDEHPTPPDDSVHQVDPAVHVYDPKQPGGQGEQRP; encoded by the coding sequence ATGGCCAGCCAAGACATCATTGCCCGCTCGGCCACCACCACCGTGCCGCCCTCGGTACGCCAGCAGCAGGAAGTCGCCAAGCTGATCGACACCACCAAGTGCATCGGCTGCAAGGCCTGCCAGGTGGCGTGTTCGGAGTGGAACGAACTGCGTGACGAGGTCGGCCACAACCACGGTACTTACGACAACCCCCAGGACCTCACGGCCGAGACCTGGACCCTGATGCGCTTCACCGAGCACGAGCGCGACGACGGCAACCTGGAGTGGCTGATCCGCAAGGATGGCTGCATGCACTGCGCCGACCCCGGTTGCCTGAAGGCCTGCCCAAGCCCGGGGGCGATCATCAAGCACGCCAACGGCATCGTCGATTTCAACCAGGACCACTGCATCGGCTGCGGCTACTGCATCACCGGTTGCCCGTTCAACATCCCGCGCATCTCGCAGAAGGATCACAAGGCGTACAAATGCACGCTGTGCTCCGACCGGGTGACCGTGGGCCTGGAGCCGGCCTGCGTGAAGACCTGCCCGACCGGGGCGATTGTGTTCGGCAGCAAGGATGAGATGAAGGTGCATGCCGCCGAACGTATCGTCGACCTCAAGTCGCGCGGCTACGACAACGCCGGGCTGTACGACCCCGATGGCGTCGGCGGCACCCACGTGATGTACGTGCTGCATCATGCTGACACGCCCAGGTTGTACGCCGGCCTGCCGGACCAGCCGGTGATCAGCCCGCTGGTGGGCTTGTGGAAGGGCTTTACCAAGCCGCTGGCGCTGCTGGCCATGGGCGCGGCGGTGCTGGCCGGGTTCTTCCACTATGTGCGAGTTGGCCCGCAGCGGGTCGAAGAGGATGAGCACCCCACACCGCCTGATGACAGCGTGCACCAGGTGGACCCGGCGGTGCATGTCTACGATCCGAAGCAGCCCGGTGGGCAAGGGGAGCAGCGGCCATGA
- the fdnG gene encoding formate dehydrogenase-N subunit alpha, translated as MDLNRRQFFKVAAVGLGGSSLAALGMAPTPAFAEQVRHFKLAHTLETRNTCPYCSVGCGLIMYSQGDAGKNVKQSIIHIEGDADHPVNRGTLCPKGAGLLDFIHSPSRLQYPQVRKPGSNEWVRVEWDEALDRIADLMKQDRDANFIEKNAQGHTVNRWLTTGFLAASAASSEAGYLTHKVVRATGMLGFDNQARVUHGPTVASLAPTYGRGAMTNHWSDIANANLVLVMGGNAAEAHPCGFKWVTEAKAHNKARLIVVDPRFTRTASVADYYAPIRTGSDIAFMGGLINYLLSTDKIQHEYVRNYTDVSFIVKESYGFEDGLFSGYDAAKRVYADKSGWGYELGEDGFAKVDPTLQHPRCVFQLMKQHYSRYTPELASMTCGMPQDAMMKIWEEIATCSVPGKTMTILYALGWTQHSIGAQIIRSAAMVQLLLGNVGMPGGGVNALRGHSNIQGLTDLGLLSNSLPGYLTLAGDAEQDYAAFIDKRASKPLRPGQLSYWQNYGKFHVSLMKAWYGANATAENNWGYDWLPKLDVPAYDVLRMFEMMSQGKVNGYVCQGFNPIAALPDKNRVTAALGKLKWLVIMDPLATETSEFWRNAGPFNDVDTANIQTEVIRLPTTCFAEEDGSLVNSSRWLQWHWKGADGPGQTRTDVHIMSELFLRLRQRYQAEGGAYPDALMNISWPYKIPEEPSPEELAKEMNGWAVTDVTDPTGAVLKAGQQLSGFGQLKDDGSTASGCWIFAGSWTEQGNQMARRDNSDPYGMHQVQNWAWAWPANRRILYNRASCDPQGKPWDPEKKRLVWWNGKAWTGTDVPDFKVDSPPEAGMNPFIMNPEGVARFFAIDKMAEGPFPEHYEPFETPIGINPLHPQNKKATSNPAGRIFDSVWDTLGTHDEFPYAATTYRLTEHFHFWSKHCRLNAIAQPEQFVEIGEVLANEKGIKAGDRVRVSSKRGHIDAVAVVTKRIRPLQVNNQTVHQIGIPLHWGFTGATRHGYLTNTLVPFLGDGNTQTPESKSFLVKVEKL; from the coding sequence ATGGACCTTAACCGTCGGCAATTCTTCAAGGTCGCCGCCGTCGGCCTTGGAGGCTCGAGCCTGGCGGCGTTGGGCATGGCCCCGACGCCGGCATTCGCCGAGCAGGTGCGTCACTTCAAGCTGGCGCACACCCTCGAAACCCGCAACACCTGCCCCTACTGCTCGGTCGGCTGCGGCCTGATCATGTACAGCCAGGGCGATGCGGGCAAGAACGTCAAGCAGAGCATCATCCATATCGAAGGCGACGCTGACCACCCCGTCAACCGCGGCACCCTGTGCCCGAAAGGCGCGGGCCTGCTGGACTTTATCCACAGCCCGAGCCGCCTGCAGTACCCACAAGTGCGCAAGCCAGGCAGCAACGAGTGGGTGCGGGTGGAGTGGGACGAAGCGCTCGACCGCATCGCTGATCTGATGAAGCAGGACCGCGACGCCAACTTCATCGAGAAAAACGCCCAGGGGCACACCGTCAACCGTTGGCTCACCACCGGTTTTCTCGCTGCCTCCGCCGCCTCCAGCGAGGCTGGCTACCTGACCCACAAGGTCGTCCGCGCAACCGGCATGCTGGGGTTCGATAACCAAGCACGTGTCTGACATGGCCCGACGGTGGCAAGTCTTGCCCCGACGTACGGCCGTGGTGCCATGACCAACCATTGGTCCGATATCGCCAACGCGAATCTGGTCCTGGTGATGGGGGGCAACGCAGCAGAAGCGCATCCGTGCGGCTTCAAGTGGGTGACTGAGGCCAAGGCGCACAACAAGGCGCGGCTGATCGTGGTCGACCCGCGGTTTACCCGTACCGCCTCGGTGGCGGACTACTACGCGCCCATCCGCACCGGCAGCGACATCGCCTTCATGGGCGGGCTGATCAACTACCTGCTCAGCACTGACAAGATCCAGCACGAGTACGTGCGCAACTACACCGACGTGTCGTTCATCGTCAAAGAAAGCTACGGCTTCGAGGACGGGCTGTTCAGCGGCTACGACGCGGCCAAGCGCGTGTACGCCGACAAGTCCGGCTGGGGCTACGAGTTGGGTGAGGACGGCTTCGCCAAGGTCGACCCGACTCTGCAGCACCCGCGTTGCGTGTTCCAGTTGATGAAACAGCACTACAGCCGCTACACCCCGGAACTCGCCAGCATGACCTGTGGCATGCCGCAGGACGCCATGATGAAGATCTGGGAAGAGATCGCCACGTGCTCGGTACCGGGCAAGACCATGACGATCCTCTACGCGCTGGGCTGGACCCAGCATTCGATCGGTGCGCAGATTATCCGCAGTGCGGCGATGGTCCAGCTGCTGCTGGGTAACGTTGGCATGCCGGGCGGCGGGGTCAACGCCTTGCGTGGGCACTCCAACATCCAGGGCCTGACCGACCTCGGCCTGCTCTCCAACTCGCTGCCGGGCTACCTGACCCTGGCCGGTGATGCCGAGCAGGACTACGCCGCCTTCATCGACAAACGCGCCTCCAAGCCCCTGCGGCCTGGGCAACTTTCCTACTGGCAGAACTACGGCAAGTTCCACGTCAGCCTGATGAAGGCCTGGTATGGCGCCAATGCCACGGCGGAAAACAACTGGGGCTACGACTGGCTGCCCAAGCTCGATGTGCCGGCCTATGACGTGCTGCGCATGTTCGAGATGATGAGCCAGGGCAAGGTCAACGGTTACGTCTGCCAGGGCTTCAACCCGATTGCCGCGCTGCCGGACAAGAACCGCGTCACCGCGGCGCTGGGCAAGCTCAAGTGGCTGGTGATCATGGACCCGCTGGCCACCGAAACCTCGGAGTTCTGGCGCAACGCCGGGCCGTTCAACGATGTCGACACGGCCAACATCCAGACCGAAGTGATCCGCCTGCCCACCACCTGCTTCGCCGAGGAGGATGGTTCGCTGGTCAACAGCAGCCGCTGGCTGCAGTGGCACTGGAAGGGCGCTGACGGCCCGGGCCAGACCCGCACCGACGTGCACATCATGAGCGAGCTGTTCCTGCGCCTGCGCCAACGCTACCAGGCCGAGGGTGGCGCCTACCCCGATGCCCTGATGAACATCAGCTGGCCGTACAAGATCCCTGAAGAGCCGTCTCCGGAGGAGCTGGCCAAAGAAATGAACGGCTGGGCCGTGACCGACGTCACCGACCCAACGGGGGCGGTGCTCAAGGCTGGGCAACAGCTGTCGGGCTTCGGCCAGCTCAAGGATGACGGCAGCACCGCGTCGGGCTGCTGGATTTTCGCCGGCAGCTGGACCGAGCAGGGCAACCAGATGGCCCGCCGTGACAACAGCGACCCGTACGGCATGCACCAGGTGCAGAACTGGGCCTGGGCCTGGCCGGCCAACCGCCGCATTCTCTACAACCGTGCCTCCTGCGACCCACAAGGCAAGCCCTGGGACCCAGAGAAAAAGCGCCTGGTGTGGTGGAACGGCAAGGCCTGGACCGGCACCGACGTGCCCGACTTCAAGGTCGATTCGCCACCGGAAGCCGGGATGAACCCGTTCATCATGAACCCCGAGGGCGTGGCGCGGTTCTTCGCCATCGACAAGATGGCCGAAGGCCCGTTCCCCGAGCATTACGAGCCGTTCGAAACACCGATCGGCATCAACCCGCTGCACCCGCAGAACAAGAAGGCCACCAGCAACCCGGCCGGGCGGATCTTCGATTCGGTGTGGGACACCCTCGGCACCCATGATGAATTCCCCTACGCGGCGACCACCTACCGGCTGACCGAGCACTTCCACTTCTGGAGCAAGCATTGCCGGCTCAACGCCATCGCCCAGCCCGAGCAGTTTGTCGAGATCGGCGAGGTGCTGGCGAACGAGAAGGGCATCAAGGCGGGTGACCGGGTGCGGGTGTCGAGCAAGCGTGGGCATATCGATGCAGTGGCGGTGGTGACCAAGCGGATTCGCCCGCTGCAGGTCAACAACCAGACCGTTCACCAGATCGGCATCCCGCTGCACTGGGGCTTCACCGGGGCGACCCGGCACGGCTACCTGACCAACACCCTGGTGCCGTTCCTGGGTGATGGCAATACCCAGACGCCGGAGTCCAAGTCGTTCCTCGTCAAAGTGGAGAAACTCTGA
- a CDS encoding SDR family NAD(P)-dependent oxidoreductase, whose amino-acid sequence MKTAFVTGASSGFGRAICRTLVAKGYRVIGGARRMDKLLALEGELGVNFIPLALDVTDPVSLEAAVEQIRDASLQIDLLVNNAGLALGVDRAQASSAENWQRMIDTNVTGLAMVTHKILPQMVAADSGMIINIGSIAGTYPYPGGNVYGASKAFVRQFSLNLRADLAGTRVRVSNIEPGLCSGTDFSVVRLKGDLEAVQALYRDVEAILPEDIAATVAWIADQPAHVNINTIEIMPVAQSSGALNVVRNLPREGASAG is encoded by the coding sequence ATGAAAACCGCATTCGTAACCGGCGCCTCCTCGGGGTTCGGCCGTGCCATTTGTCGTACCCTGGTTGCCAAGGGCTACCGCGTGATCGGCGGCGCCCGGCGCATGGACAAACTGCTAGCACTGGAAGGTGAACTTGGGGTCAATTTCATCCCCCTGGCCCTCGATGTCACCGACCCTGTGTCGCTTGAGGCGGCGGTCGAGCAGATCCGTGATGCTTCGCTGCAGATCGACTTGCTGGTCAACAACGCCGGGCTGGCGCTGGGCGTCGATCGCGCCCAGGCCAGCAGCGCCGAAAACTGGCAGCGGATGATCGACACCAACGTCACCGGCCTGGCCATGGTCACCCACAAGATCCTGCCGCAGATGGTGGCGGCGGACAGCGGGATGATCATCAACATAGGCTCCATCGCCGGCACTTACCCCTACCCAGGCGGCAACGTGTATGGCGCCAGCAAGGCTTTCGTTCGCCAGTTCAGCCTGAACCTGCGTGCCGACCTGGCCGGTACTCGCGTTCGGGTGAGCAATATCGAACCGGGCCTGTGTTCGGGCACTGACTTCTCGGTGGTGCGCCTCAAAGGCGATCTGGAGGCAGTGCAGGCGCTGTACCGTGACGTAGAGGCCATCCTGCCGGAGGATATCGCTGCCACGGTGGCGTGGATTGCAGACCAGCCCGCGCATGTGAACATCAACACCATCGAGATCATGCCGGTGGCGCAAAGCAGTGGGGCGCTGAATGTGGTGCGCAATCTGCCGCGAGAAGGGGCGTCCGCCGGATAG
- a CDS encoding sulfite exporter TauE/SafE family protein, whose protein sequence is MELLGAFWAEHWLLAILMLGAIAFIAGFVDSIAGGGGLFLVPGFLLVGMPPQVALGQEKLVSTLGTLAAIRNFLANSKMVWKVALVGVPFSLLGAYLGAHLIVSISQETVGKIILALIPFGILIFLTPKDRPVEERELSPRMLYTVVPLTCLTIGFYDGFFGPGTGSMFIIAFHYLLRMDLVSSSANSKTFNFASNIGALVAFIMAGKVVYLLALPLVACNILGNHMGSALALRKGNDVVRKVLVFSMLCLFTSLGVKYLV, encoded by the coding sequence ATGGAACTGTTAGGCGCTTTCTGGGCGGAACACTGGCTGCTGGCGATCCTGATGCTGGGGGCGATCGCGTTCATTGCAGGTTTTGTCGACAGTATTGCCGGCGGCGGCGGGCTGTTTCTGGTACCTGGTTTTCTGCTGGTAGGCATGCCGCCCCAGGTGGCCCTTGGTCAGGAAAAACTGGTCAGCACCCTCGGCACGCTGGCGGCCATTCGCAACTTCCTGGCCAACAGCAAGATGGTCTGGAAAGTGGCGCTGGTCGGGGTGCCGTTCTCGTTGCTCGGCGCCTACCTGGGGGCGCACCTGATCGTGTCGATCTCCCAGGAGACCGTGGGCAAGATCATCCTGGCGCTGATCCCGTTCGGCATCCTGATCTTCCTCACCCCCAAGGACCGTCCGGTCGAGGAGCGCGAGCTGTCACCGCGCATGCTGTACACCGTGGTGCCGCTGACCTGCCTGACCATCGGCTTCTATGACGGCTTCTTCGGCCCCGGCACCGGCAGCATGTTCATCATCGCCTTCCATTACCTGCTGCGCATGGACCTGGTCTCCAGCTCGGCCAACTCCAAGACCTTCAACTTCGCCTCCAACATCGGCGCGCTGGTGGCTTTCATCATGGCTGGCAAGGTTGTGTACCTGCTCGCCCTGCCACTGGTGGCCTGCAACATTCTCGGCAACCACATGGGCAGTGCCCTGGCCTTGCGCAAAGGCAACGACGTGGTGCGCAAAGTGTTGGTGTTCTCGATGCTGTGCCTGTTCACCAGCCTGGGCGTGAAGTACCTGGTCTGA
- a CDS encoding TauD/TfdA family dioxygenase: MESAHLQQGAEPQTSLEIRLPWVTSSAWQTLLNNTPLDFETSKELYPQLKDQAQEVLGKALCQQIRGFVEDPQLTCMIVRNCPRDRDVPPTPYSGVLSPRSTPIACLVSLTMQSLMGINPIVYEGENDGRLFRHVIPARTSSSHKSSHGSRLRFSYHVDNPDLPLSSEPLGTASCCPEYLSFFGMRCDPRISTTLVNLDAVVASLPSATVRELCLPQFEIRRPDSFTANRRCTAELPVLARGNAGEWLCRFDSENTHGLNLRAEQALASLRGVLETRRFDEPHLLLPGDFMIFKNQRVLHARDGFEPQNDGADRWLLRLFAVNDLNRVHFARADHLYEVRS; this comes from the coding sequence ATGGAAAGCGCACACCTGCAACAAGGAGCCGAGCCTCAGACCTCACTGGAGATCCGCCTGCCTTGGGTTACCTCAAGTGCCTGGCAAACCTTACTGAACAATACCCCCCTCGATTTCGAAACCAGCAAAGAGCTCTACCCTCAGCTCAAGGATCAGGCACAGGAGGTGCTGGGCAAGGCACTCTGTCAGCAGATCCGTGGTTTCGTCGAAGACCCGCAGTTGACCTGCATGATCGTGCGCAACTGCCCACGCGACCGTGACGTTCCCCCCACGCCGTACTCCGGGGTACTCAGCCCGCGCAGCACGCCAATAGCTTGCCTGGTCAGCCTGACCATGCAGAGCCTGATGGGGATAAACCCGATCGTTTATGAAGGGGAGAACGACGGGCGCCTGTTCCGCCATGTCATCCCGGCGCGCACCTCGTCCAGCCACAAGAGCTCCCACGGCTCGCGGCTGCGTTTTTCCTACCACGTCGACAACCCGGACTTGCCGTTGTCATCCGAACCCCTGGGCACGGCATCCTGCTGCCCGGAGTACCTGTCGTTTTTCGGCATGCGCTGCGACCCACGTATCAGCACAACGCTGGTCAACCTCGATGCGGTAGTGGCGTCGCTGCCCTCGGCCACCGTGCGCGAACTCTGCCTGCCACAGTTCGAAATCCGTCGCCCCGACTCGTTCACCGCCAATCGGCGATGCACCGCCGAACTGCCCGTGCTGGCACGTGGCAATGCGGGCGAGTGGTTGTGCCGTTTCGACAGCGAGAACACCCACGGCCTGAACCTGCGTGCCGAGCAAGCCCTGGCTAGCCTGCGCGGCGTGCTTGAGACCCGCCGCTTCGATGAGCCGCACCTGCTGCTGCCGGGCGATTTCATGATTTTCAAGAATCAGCGCGTGTTGCATGCCCGGGATGGCTTCGAGCCGCAGAACGACGGTGCCGACCGCTGGTTGTTGCGCCTGTTCGCGGTCAACGACCTGAACCGTGTGCATTTCGCTCGCGCCGATCACCTCTACGAAGTGCGCTCCTGA
- a CDS encoding PLP-dependent aminotransferase family protein: MWVPHYSDLAQPVYLMIADALEQDIGSGRLVAGERLPTLKDLAESLNVTPGTIGRAYDEAAKRGLVVGEVGRGTFVLQQRQAHAPASAARPAPAPAERESGQIDLSIIKPNDAHMTDWLRGAINELADSPDLGQVLDYVTEGGHATHKQAGAAWIQRWLPEANWQQVVLTSGAQHGLLVAISSLSKSDDVILCESFCYPGIISLAHSMGRRLRGVAMDEHGLIPEALRAACLEHRPSLLVCVTTHQNPTNSIMPHARREAIAAIAREFDLFIVDDDIYGFLEPAPGYKPLAAYAPERSVYLTSLSKSVLPALRIGYLYAPPQTLSRLSSMVRSSVWMPSPLMAQLASNLINSGMADQLVQVQQDEAAARQQMAREILGKYKIRSQPNSFHIWLELPEAWTSDEFANLARNNGVTVVSGSQFLPERSHATCGVRIALMTPSRAELGFALTKLVSLLDSPEPRLFY; the protein is encoded by the coding sequence ATGTGGGTTCCTCACTACAGCGACCTGGCGCAGCCGGTCTATCTGATGATCGCCGACGCCCTTGAACAGGACATCGGCAGTGGCCGGCTGGTCGCTGGCGAACGCCTGCCGACCCTCAAGGACCTGGCCGAGTCATTGAACGTGACGCCTGGCACCATCGGGCGAGCCTATGACGAAGCAGCCAAACGTGGCCTGGTGGTGGGCGAGGTCGGACGCGGAACCTTCGTGCTGCAGCAACGCCAGGCACATGCCCCAGCCTCGGCAGCCCGCCCCGCGCCTGCGCCAGCTGAGCGCGAGAGTGGGCAGATCGACCTTTCGATCATCAAACCCAATGACGCTCACATGACTGACTGGTTGCGCGGGGCGATAAACGAGCTGGCCGATTCACCCGATCTGGGCCAGGTGCTCGACTACGTCACCGAGGGTGGCCATGCGACGCACAAGCAGGCCGGAGCGGCGTGGATTCAACGCTGGTTACCCGAAGCCAACTGGCAGCAGGTGGTACTGACCTCAGGTGCCCAGCACGGCCTGTTGGTGGCCATCAGCAGCCTGTCCAAAAGCGACGACGTCATACTGTGCGAGTCATTCTGCTACCCAGGCATCATTTCGCTGGCCCATAGCATGGGGCGCCGACTGCGCGGCGTGGCCATGGACGAACATGGCCTGATTCCAGAGGCCCTGCGCGCGGCGTGCCTGGAGCACCGCCCTTCCCTGCTGGTGTGCGTGACCACCCACCAGAATCCGACCAACTCGATCATGCCCCACGCGCGCCGTGAAGCCATCGCTGCCATTGCCCGCGAGTTCGACCTGTTCATCGTCGATGACGATATCTATGGTTTTCTTGAGCCGGCACCTGGCTACAAGCCTTTGGCGGCCTATGCACCTGAGCGCTCGGTGTACCTGACCAGCCTGTCCAAGAGCGTGCTCCCAGCGTTGCGGATCGGTTACCTGTATGCCCCGCCGCAGACCCTCTCGCGGCTCTCATCGATGGTGCGCAGCAGCGTCTGGATGCCATCGCCGTTGATGGCGCAACTGGCCAGCAACCTGATCAACAGCGGCATGGCCGACCAACTGGTGCAGGTGCAGCAGGACGAAGCAGCCGCGCGCCAGCAAATGGCCCGCGAAATCCTCGGCAAGTACAAGATCCGCAGCCAGCCCAACAGTTTCCATATCTGGCTGGAGCTGCCCGAGGCCTGGACCAGCGACGAATTTGCCAACCTGGCCCGCAACAATGGCGTCACGGTGGTCAGTGGTAGCCAGTTCTTGCCGGAGCGCAGCCATGCCACCTGCGGCGTGCGCATCGCCCTGATGACGCCAAGCCGCGCGGAACTAGGCTTTGCCCTGACCAAGCTGGTCAGCCTGCTGGACTCGCCGGAGCCTCGGCTTTTTTACTAG